In Flavobacterium sp. WV_118_3, one DNA window encodes the following:
- a CDS encoding fibronectin type III domain-containing protein: MKKITLLILMSLLSFVSYSQVFPEGFEGAFPPSGPGGSWVVTHNGIGMGPANGNLWVRSPLNSTASPPHTGNYAAVVERVNVGDGNTEQDWLISPVVTVPANGQLRFYGLHGRAGDQGSKLKIKVSTTTTSGSQGTLANYTIEVASLTETQVSPVAGEYREVVVNLSPAVAANQQVYIAFVREHTQVGTAADGDRFVIDDINLVQQCLDPTNGVANNITSNSAVLSWTNPSGSTQWEIELIPSADPLTGVGQVINSNPYTATTTSTGAPIAPGTVYQYKVRSICTGGVPSDWAGPFYFTTVTLGQTCAAPIMINQLPYSTTDNTSNYGNNISGSQGTTGCGTTTNYLTGNDVVYAYTATFTGNIDISMTPTATYSGIFVYNNCANIGTSCLAGIGNSNSNIRNIPNFPVTAGTTYYFVISTNATPQTTGYTLVIQKVTCTPPGALAVAGITMNSANLSWSNPSSGTEWEVVVQALGAGIPQGAGTAVTTGPAYVATTTVTGTPLASGTDYEYYVRVKCPDGSYSQWSGPKPFKTLPNYCAGDHFFDPGGPNGQYANSANVTTTICPTNPGDIVTVTFNSFDTESGYDFVRVYNGPNATSPLLGTYSGNLTGANLPGPFESSGPGACLTFVFTSDGSGIRDGWDATVTCGPPPTCPKPKNLAVSNITANSAQLNWLESGTATSWVVIAVPAGTPNPNNNPIPGTAITATVTTPPPYVLNGLSSNTDYDYYVRAVCSPTDSSTWAGPRNFKTQPDFCAGDHFFDPGGPNAQYGNNANVTTTICAPTPADIVTVTFLNFNTESGFDFVRVYNGPNATSPLLGTYSGALTGANLPGPFESNVGGCLTFVFTSDGSGTRDGWEATVTCGPPPTCPKPKNFVASNPTMNSVQLNWLEAGTATSWIVMAVPTGTPDPNTNPIPGTAITATVTTPPPYVLGGLTSNTEYDFYVRAVCSPTDSSTWTGPRTLRTLPNYCAGDHFYDPGGPNGQYGNSANVTTTICPANPTDMVTVTFNSFNTEAGYDFVRVYEGTGTTGTLLGTYAGDLTNNLPGPFESTVGGCLTFVFTSDGSGTRDGWDATVTCAPPPTCPKPKNLSATNMTQTSADLNWQEMGTATQWEVIVLPAGSAPPAPGATGVIVNTPPPFTYSGPPALLPGRPYDFYVRAICSASDISAWSIKGTFRTLISNDECTAPIHVPVNEDSLCGQTTPGTLAGATASALPNTCGGNPNDDVWFEFTATHTQHYIALLNTTSTGLNTDNMYHSVYSACGGTPIVCSDPNNSLVNGLVPGQNYLIRVYSNAATAQSFTFNLCVGTVITCADAQAFCANNTSPSITFPGSIGVPNLGTVACLTTTPNPTWYFLQVQQSGNLQFQISQTSTTGQGIDVDFIAYGPFTSPTAGCGNLGANVGCSYSSASVENFNIPNAISGQYYLIEITNYNGSAGNITLAQTNQGQSGAGSTNCDIVCTVDLGPDKILCGQTSYTLDAGIVNATTYTWYNGTNVIPGATGQTLTVTQSGEYSVVVTKPSCSNNPTDSVNITFGPTINQVTMPDYKVCDDISNDGLADFDLSTLTPQVVAGQNPAFTYNVTYHASSADATAGVNPIDATVPYNSNTKIIYIRVEGANSATCFGVIPVNLVVKLMPIVTMPATYSVCTGTVTIIGTPQNYTAANNPTYTWYFGTTVIAGETTDQITVSQAGTYTLEVTVDGCTNSVSTVVTNDGVTVTAPDDVTVCGSYTLPTLASGTYYTGSGATGTVLNAGDVITSTQTIYVYLQSTVNPSCYAEDSFNVNITTNIVAPVIPSATVCDSYTLQPLPSFANYYTGTGGTGTLLTAGSTITTSQTIYVYAQSGVAPNFCTDQSSFVVTIQTATADAPANVESCGAYTLPALSANNNYYTGQGGTGTMLNAGDPVNATTVLYVYTSTSAGCNDENSFTVTIYNTPTVATLPDVTVECEGFTLPALPAGNAYYTGTGGTGAQLQVGQVVSTTQTVYIFAQTGTGSAICTNESSFEISASCIIPRGISPNNDGLNDTFDLSNFEVEKLSIFNRYGTEVFSHGAGYTKQWFGQSKGGSELPDGTYFYVIELKGGDTKTGWVYISREK, translated from the coding sequence ATGAAAAAAATTACATTATTAATTCTTATGTCATTATTGAGTTTTGTGAGCTATTCACAAGTTTTCCCCGAAGGATTTGAAGGTGCTTTCCCACCATCAGGGCCAGGAGGATCTTGGGTTGTCACTCATAATGGCATAGGAATGGGGCCCGCTAACGGGAATCTGTGGGTGCGTTCACCGCTAAATTCCACAGCATCCCCTCCTCACACTGGCAACTATGCTGCCGTGGTTGAAAGAGTGAATGTCGGTGACGGGAACACCGAGCAAGATTGGTTGATCTCTCCAGTGGTTACTGTGCCGGCTAACGGACAGTTACGTTTCTACGGACTTCATGGACGTGCAGGAGATCAGGGATCAAAACTGAAAATTAAAGTATCAACAACAACAACGTCAGGATCCCAAGGTACTTTGGCGAACTACACTATCGAAGTAGCGAGCTTGACGGAAACGCAAGTGTCTCCTGTTGCAGGAGAGTACAGAGAGGTGGTTGTTAACCTATCGCCAGCTGTAGCGGCAAACCAGCAAGTGTATATCGCTTTTGTAAGAGAGCATACACAAGTAGGAACCGCAGCCGATGGTGACCGTTTTGTGATTGACGATATTAATCTGGTTCAGCAGTGTTTGGATCCTACCAATGGGGTAGCCAACAATATCACATCGAACTCCGCTGTGTTATCATGGACCAATCCAAGTGGTTCTACACAATGGGAAATCGAATTAATCCCTTCTGCAGATCCTTTAACAGGAGTGGGACAAGTTATTAACTCGAATCCATATACCGCTACTACAACTTCAACTGGTGCACCGATTGCACCTGGAACGGTTTACCAATATAAAGTACGATCAATATGTACTGGTGGTGTACCTAGTGATTGGGCAGGACCTTTCTATTTTACAACGGTAACTTTAGGACAGACTTGTGCTGCGCCAATTATGATCAACCAGTTGCCGTACTCCACTACCGATAATACGAGTAACTACGGTAATAATATTAGTGGTAGCCAGGGAACAACAGGTTGTGGTACCACAACAAACTACTTAACAGGTAATGACGTAGTGTATGCTTATACTGCTACTTTTACCGGTAATATTGATATTTCGATGACCCCTACGGCAACGTATTCGGGTATTTTCGTATATAATAACTGTGCTAATATCGGAACAAGCTGTTTGGCAGGTATCGGAAACTCGAACTCCAATATCAGAAACATTCCTAACTTCCCGGTAACGGCAGGAACGACTTACTATTTTGTTATTTCTACCAACGCGACTCCGCAAACAACGGGATATACTTTAGTAATTCAGAAAGTAACATGTACACCTCCGGGTGCTTTGGCTGTTGCGGGTATTACGATGAACTCGGCTAACTTAAGCTGGAGTAATCCTTCATCGGGTACAGAATGGGAAGTAGTTGTTCAGGCACTTGGTGCGGGAATCCCTCAGGGAGCAGGAACAGCTGTAACCACAGGACCGGCTTATGTTGCTACTACTACTGTAACAGGTACGCCTTTAGCTTCCGGAACAGATTATGAATATTATGTAAGAGTAAAATGTCCGGACGGATCTTATAGTCAGTGGTCAGGACCAAAACCATTCAAAACATTACCAAACTACTGTGCGGGAGATCATTTCTTTGATCCGGGAGGACCTAATGGACAGTATGCTAATAGTGCTAACGTAACAACAACTATTTGTCCTACAAACCCAGGAGATATCGTTACCGTTACTTTTAACTCGTTTGACACAGAGTCAGGATACGATTTCGTTCGTGTTTATAACGGACCAAATGCTACGTCTCCATTATTAGGAACGTACTCAGGAAACTTAACAGGTGCGAACCTTCCTGGACCTTTTGAGTCATCAGGACCAGGTGCTTGTTTAACGTTTGTATTTACTTCTGACGGAAGTGGTATACGTGACGGATGGGATGCAACAGTAACGTGTGGACCACCGCCAACTTGTCCGAAACCGAAAAACTTAGCTGTATCGAATATTACAGCGAATTCGGCTCAGTTAAACTGGTTGGAGTCTGGAACAGCTACAAGCTGGGTTGTAATCGCGGTACCAGCAGGTACACCTAACCCGAACAATAACCCAATTCCTGGAACAGCAATTACGGCTACGGTAACGACACCGCCACCGTATGTGTTAAACGGATTGAGTTCAAATACGGATTATGATTATTATGTAAGAGCAGTTTGTAGTCCAACGGATTCCAGTACATGGGCAGGACCTAGAAACTTTAAAACACAGCCAGACTTCTGTGCTGGTGACCATTTCTTTGATCCGGGAGGACCTAATGCACAGTATGGAAACAATGCTAACGTAACAACAACAATCTGTGCGCCAACGCCTGCAGATATCGTTACCGTTACTTTCTTAAACTTTAATACAGAATCTGGATTCGATTTCGTACGTGTATATAACGGACCAAATGCTACGTCTCCATTATTAGGAACTTATTCTGGAGCTTTAACCGGAGCAAACTTACCAGGCCCTTTTGAATCTAATGTGGGTGGATGTTTAACTTTTGTATTTACTTCAGATGGAAGTGGAACACGTGACGGATGGGAAGCTACAGTAACATGTGGACCACCGCCAACATGTCCGAAACCGAAAAACTTTGTAGCGTCTAACCCTACGATGAACTCGGTTCAGTTAAACTGGCTTGAAGCCGGAACGGCAACTAGCTGGATTGTAATGGCAGTTCCAACAGGAACTCCAGATCCAAATACAAACCCAATCCCTGGAACAGCAATTACGGCTACGGTAACTACACCACCACCGTATGTATTAGGAGGATTGACTTCGAATACAGAATATGATTTCTATGTAAGAGCGGTTTGTAGTCCAACGGATTCCAGTACATGGACAGGCCCTAGAACACTTAGAACATTACCGAACTACTGTGCCGGTGATCATTTCTATGATCCGGGAGGACCTAACGGACAGTACGGAAACAGTGCTAACGTAACGACTACTATCTGTCCGGCGAACCCGACTGATATGGTTACCGTTACATTCAATAGTTTCAATACTGAAGCTGGATATGACTTTGTACGTGTGTATGAAGGAACAGGAACAACAGGTACTTTATTAGGAACATATGCAGGTGATTTAACAAACAACCTACCTGGCCCATTTGAGTCAACTGTGGGAGGATGTTTAACATTTGTGTTTACATCTGACGGAAGTGGAACACGTGACGGATGGGATGCTACAGTAACATGTGCACCACCACCAACATGTCCGAAACCGAAAAACTTATCGGCTACTAATATGACACAAACGTCTGCCGATCTAAACTGGCAGGAAATGGGTACCGCTACGCAGTGGGAAGTGATTGTATTACCAGCAGGTTCTGCACCACCAGCTCCTGGAGCTACAGGGGTGATTGTTAATACACCACCACCATTTACCTATAGTGGACCACCGGCATTGTTGCCAGGAAGACCATATGATTTCTATGTGAGAGCTATTTGTAGTGCTTCAGATATCAGTGCCTGGTCGATTAAAGGAACATTCCGTACGTTAATTTCGAATGACGAATGTACTGCACCAATTCACGTACCGGTAAATGAAGATTCACTTTGTGGTCAGACAACACCGGGAACATTAGCAGGAGCAACAGCTTCAGCTTTACCAAACACTTGTGGTGGTAACCCGAATGATGACGTTTGGTTTGAATTTACAGCGACACATACACAACACTATATCGCGTTGTTAAATACTACTTCAACTGGTTTAAATACAGATAATATGTATCACTCGGTATACAGTGCATGTGGTGGTACACCAATTGTATGTAGTGATCCGAATAACAGTCTTGTAAACGGTTTAGTACCGGGACAAAACTATTTGATCCGTGTATATAGTAATGCAGCAACAGCACAAAGCTTCACATTTAACCTTTGTGTGGGTACAGTTATTACTTGTGCCGATGCGCAAGCATTCTGTGCGAACAATACATCACCATCAATTACCTTCCCAGGTTCTATCGGGGTGCCAAACTTAGGAACAGTAGCGTGTTTAACAACAACGCCTAACCCAACTTGGTATTTCTTACAAGTACAACAATCAGGAAACTTACAGTTCCAGATTTCTCAAACCAGTACTACAGGACAAGGAATTGACGTGGATTTCATCGCTTACGGTCCGTTTACTTCACCTACAGCAGGTTGTGGTAACCTTGGAGCAAACGTAGGATGTAGTTATAGTTCCGCATCAGTTGAGAACTTTAATATTCCGAATGCTATATCAGGTCAATATTATTTGATTGAGATTACGAACTATAACGGTAGTGCGGGTAATATTACTTTAGCACAAACCAACCAGGGTCAGTCAGGTGCCGGTTCTACGAACTGTGACATCGTTTGTACGGTTGACTTAGGTCCGGATAAGATTTTATGTGGACAAACATCATACACGTTAGATGCTGGAATTGTAAATGCAACTACTTATACTTGGTATAACGGAACTAACGTTATTCCTGGTGCTACAGGTCAGACATTAACCGTTACACAATCGGGTGAGTATAGCGTAGTGGTTACAAAACCATCATGTTCAAACAACCCTACGGATAGTGTAAACATTACTTTCGGCCCAACTATTAATCAGGTTACAATGCCGGATTATAAAGTTTGTGACGATATATCTAACGACGGATTAGCGGATTTCGATTTGTCAACATTAACCCCTCAGGTTGTTGCAGGACAGAACCCGGCGTTTACGTATAATGTAACCTACCATGCTTCATCAGCTGATGCTACTGCCGGAGTAAATCCAATTGACGCAACTGTTCCTTATAACAGTAACACGAAAATAATTTACATCCGTGTTGAAGGAGCAAATAGTGCTACATGTTTCGGTGTGATTCCGGTGAACCTGGTTGTAAAACTAATGCCAATCGTAACGATGCCGGCTACCTATTCTGTATGTACTGGAACTGTAACGATTATTGGTACACCTCAAAACTACACTGCAGCTAATAATCCAACGTATACATGGTACTTCGGTACAACTGTTATCGCTGGTGAAACAACTGATCAAATAACAGTATCACAAGCGGGTACTTATACATTAGAAGTAACAGTTGACGGATGTACAAACTCAGTTAGTACAGTTGTAACGAACGACGGTGTTACTGTTACCGCTCCGGATGATGTAACGGTTTGTGGTTCGTATACCTTACCAACATTAGCGTCCGGTACATATTATACAGGTTCTGGTGCTACTGGTACTGTATTGAATGCTGGTGATGTGATCACATCTACACAGACCATTTATGTTTACTTACAGTCTACAGTGAATCCAAGTTGTTATGCGGAAGATAGTTTTAATGTGAATATTACAACTAACATCGTTGCTCCGGTAATTCCAAGTGCGACAGTTTGTGATAGCTATACATTACAACCGTTACCTTCGTTCGCGAATTACTATACCGGTACTGGTGGAACAGGAACGTTGTTAACAGCTGGTTCTACAATTACAACTTCACAAACGATCTACGTATATGCACAGTCGGGTGTTGCACCAAACTTCTGTACAGATCAAAGTAGTTTTGTGGTAACGATCCAAACAGCTACTGCTGATGCTCCGGCTAACGTGGAGTCTTGTGGAGCGTATACTTTACCGGCATTATCTGCTAATAATAACTATTACACAGGTCAAGGTGGTACAGGTACGATGTTAAATGCAGGTGATCCTGTTAATGCAACTACAGTATTGTATGTATATACAAGTACTTCTGCAGGATGTAACGATGAGAATAGTTTCACGGTAACAATCTATAACACACCTACAGTTGCAACATTACCAGATGTAACAGTAGAATGTGAAGGATTTACATTACCGGCATTACCAGCAGGAAATGCATACTATACCGGTACTGGTGGAACTGGAGCCCAGTTACAAGTTGGACAAGTAGTTTCGACTACTCAAACCGTTTACATCTTTGCTCAAACCGGAACAGGTTCGGCAATTTGTACCAACGAAAGTAGCTTCGAGATTTCTGCTTCATGTATAATACCTAGAGGTATTTCGCCAAACAATGACGGATTAAACGATACTTTTGATCTTTCTAATTTCGAAGTAGAAAAACTAAGCATCTTTAACCGATACGGTACAGAAGTGTTCAGCCATGGCGCAGGTTATACTAAGCAATGGTTTGGTCAATCTAAAGGTGGTAGTGAGTTACCAGACGGTACCTATTTCTATGTGATCGAGTTAAAAGGAGGGGATACTAAAACCGGATGGGTTTATATCAGCAGAGAGAAATAA
- a CDS encoding type IX secretion system membrane protein PorP/SprF, with the protein MKKIYLTAFLALIGLKEASAQQDPHYTQYMYNMNVINPAYAGSKETLSFGLLYRKQWVDLEGAPSTATFSGHSPVGKNVGLGLSVISDKIGPVKENNVYADFSYTLNLGGEHKLALGLKAGATFHKVGLLSDVSPYVPDANDPAFAENTSRTFFNAGAGLFYYTNKYYLAASVPNMLKSTYLDYNGRKFGSDTQHYFVTGGYVFDLSENAKFKPFFMVKSAFDAPTSFDVSTNFLFYDKFEIGATYRLDDSFGAMVNYAITPSLRIGYAYDHIVSDLKVTTPSSHEVILLFDVNFSKKVSRSPRYF; encoded by the coding sequence ATGAAGAAAATATATTTGACCGCCTTTTTAGCCCTGATCGGATTAAAAGAGGCCTCAGCACAACAAGACCCACATTATACACAATACATGTATAATATGAATGTCATCAACCCGGCGTATGCCGGTTCGAAGGAGACGTTATCCTTTGGGTTGTTATACCGCAAACAGTGGGTTGATCTTGAAGGGGCTCCGTCTACGGCTACCTTTTCGGGTCACAGTCCGGTAGGTAAGAATGTAGGATTGGGACTTTCGGTAATTTCGGACAAGATCGGTCCTGTGAAAGAGAATAATGTGTACGCTGACTTCTCCTACACCTTAAACCTTGGTGGTGAACACAAACTGGCTTTGGGATTAAAAGCGGGAGCGACTTTCCATAAGGTTGGGCTATTATCGGATGTAAGTCCGTATGTTCCGGATGCGAACGACCCTGCTTTTGCCGAGAACACCAGCCGTACGTTTTTTAACGCGGGAGCGGGATTGTTCTACTATACCAATAAGTACTATTTGGCAGCTTCGGTACCTAACATGTTAAAGTCGACGTATTTGGATTATAACGGCCGTAAATTCGGAAGTGATACCCAACACTATTTTGTAACGGGGGGATATGTATTCGATTTAAGCGAGAATGCAAAATTCAAACCGTTCTTTATGGTGAAGTCGGCCTTCGATGCGCCAACTTCGTTTGATGTGTCGACCAACTTCCTTTTTTATGACAAATTCGAAATCGGAGCTACTTACCGATTGGACGATTCCTTTGGAGCCATGGTTAACTATGCCATTACGCCAAGCCTTCGTATCGGATATGCCTACGACCATATCGTATCCGATTTAAAAGTAACCACACCTTCTTCGCACGAAGTCATCTTGTTATTTGATGTTAACTTCTCTAAGAAAGTGTCCCGATCTCCGAGATATTTCTAA
- a CDS encoding OmpA family protein, with amino-acid sequence MKNLYITLSFVIASSTLSAQNKDTQSADKLYNRFEYVDAANAYLKLVDKGKADGYVYKQLADSYYNVFNAAEASKWYAKAISEKHDDAETYYRYAQMLKAQGKYDEANKQMQKFASMAPNDQRAIAFKQNPNYLPKLNEKAKSFDIKNMDINSDKSDFGAVLTNDNTLYFASARNTSRKTYGWNEQPFLDLYSSTYNSDGTFSQPTPVESINSKYHDGPATISADGNTMYFASESFKEGMFEKDKAQKLKFGQVNLFKATKNGSSWSNITSLPFNSKDYSTSNPSLSKDGKTLYFSSNMPGSVGGVDIWKVAINSDGTYGTPENLGKKINTEGNESFPFITDDNKLYFSSDARQGFGGMDVYVIDLNKGTDATNVGKPVNSEKDDFAFSFNTTKNIGFVSSNRAGVDNIYMAIPVCGVEVVSLVRDAKTGAKLSGARVAILDEKNNIISTKTTEADGTVSYAVECDKAYTIQVAKDGYESNNFPVSKTKGGIVNINADLQPIDVIVTETEVILNDIYFEYDKSNITQQGAFELDKLVQVMKNNAAMVIMVKSHTDSRGSDKYNMNLSDRRAKSTVQYIISKGIAKDRISGKGYGESEPKVNCGDNCTEEEYAKNRRSEFLIVKK; translated from the coding sequence ATGAAGAATTTATATATCACTTTAAGTTTTGTGATCGCTAGTTCGACACTATCGGCACAAAACAAAGACACCCAAAGCGCCGACAAACTCTACAATAGATTTGAGTATGTCGATGCTGCCAATGCTTACCTGAAGCTGGTAGACAAAGGTAAAGCGGACGGATACGTTTACAAGCAACTGGCCGACAGTTACTACAACGTATTCAATGCTGCCGAAGCCTCCAAATGGTACGCTAAGGCGATCAGCGAAAAGCACGACGATGCCGAGACCTATTACCGTTATGCCCAGATGTTAAAAGCACAGGGGAAATATGACGAGGCGAACAAGCAAATGCAGAAGTTTGCCAGTATGGCTCCGAATGATCAGCGTGCGATCGCATTCAAGCAAAACCCGAATTATCTGCCCAAACTAAACGAAAAGGCGAAATCCTTTGATATCAAAAACATGGATATCAACAGTGATAAATCGGATTTCGGAGCGGTTTTAACCAATGATAACACCCTGTATTTTGCCTCAGCGCGAAACACTTCGCGTAAAACCTACGGATGGAACGAACAACCGTTTTTGGATTTGTACAGTTCCACGTATAATTCCGACGGAACCTTTAGTCAGCCGACACCGGTAGAGAGTATCAACTCGAAATACCATGACGGACCGGCTACGATCAGTGCCGATGGTAATACGATGTATTTTGCCAGTGAGAGTTTTAAAGAAGGTATGTTTGAAAAAGACAAAGCGCAGAAGTTAAAATTCGGACAGGTAAACTTGTTTAAAGCCACTAAAAACGGAAGTAGCTGGAGTAACATTACTTCATTACCGTTTAACAGTAAAGACTATTCTACCAGTAACCCAAGTTTGAGCAAAGATGGTAAAACACTTTACTTCTCTTCCAATATGCCAGGTTCAGTTGGTGGTGTGGATATCTGGAAAGTAGCGATCAACTCAGATGGAACGTACGGAACACCGGAGAACCTGGGTAAGAAGATCAATACCGAAGGAAATGAGAGTTTTCCGTTTATCACGGATGACAACAAATTGTATTTCTCATCAGACGCCCGTCAGGGATTTGGAGGAATGGATGTGTACGTGATCGACTTAAACAAAGGAACCGATGCGACGAACGTAGGAAAACCGGTAAACTCGGAGAAAGACGATTTCGCATTTAGTTTTAATACGACTAAAAACATCGGATTTGTATCGAGTAACCGTGCCGGAGTAGACAACATCTATATGGCGATTCCGGTTTGTGGTGTGGAAGTGGTTTCTTTGGTTAGAGATGCAAAAACAGGCGCTAAATTATCAGGCGCTCGTGTAGCGATCTTAGACGAGAAAAACAACATCATTTCGACTAAAACCACTGAGGCAGACGGAACAGTATCGTATGCGGTAGAATGTGATAAAGCTTACACGATTCAGGTAGCGAAAGACGGTTATGAAAGCAACAACTTCCCGGTTAGCAAAACCAAAGGAGGTATCGTGAACATCAATGCCGACTTACAGCCAATCGATGTTATTGTTACTGAAACAGAAGTTATCTTAAACGATATCTATTTCGAATACGACAAGAGCAACATCACCCAACAAGGTGCTTTTGAGTTAGACAAGTTAGTTCAGGTAATGAAAAACAACGCTGCTATGGTGATCATGGTTAAATCCCATACCGATAGCAGAGGTAGTGATAAATACAACATGAATTTATCGGATCGTCGTGCGAAGTCTACAGTTCAGTATATTATCTCCAAAGGAATTGCTAAGGATAGAATCTCCGGAAAAGGTTACGGAGAGAGTGAGCCGAAAGTAAACTGTGGTGATAACTGCACGGAAGAAGAATACGCGAAAAACAGACGATCAGAGTTCCTGATTGTTAAGAAGTAA
- a CDS encoding XRE family transcriptional regulator, producing the protein MLGIKQEALAITLGEDWSQKRVSLMEQKETIENNLLEQVAAIFKIPVEAIENLDEEQAVNIIANTFHTNDNATVGIGGNSGNGDDDNRIFHPIDKLVQLHEEKITLYERMLKEKDDIIDRLEN; encoded by the coding sequence ATGTTAGGCATCAAACAGGAAGCACTTGCCATAACGTTAGGTGAAGACTGGTCCCAAAAAAGAGTGTCATTAATGGAACAAAAAGAAACTATAGAAAACAATCTACTCGAACAGGTGGCAGCCATTTTTAAAATACCGGTAGAAGCAATTGAAAACCTTGATGAAGAACAAGCCGTGAATATAATAGCAAATACTTTTCATACAAATGACAATGCAACTGTTGGCATCGGCGGTAATAGTGGTAATGGCGATGATGATAATCGAATCTTTCACCCTATCGACAAATTAGTTCAACTACACGAAGAAAAGATCACCCTATACGAACGGATGCTAAAAGAAAAAGATGATATAATTGATCGGTTGGAAAACTGA
- a CDS encoding DUF5689 domain-containing protein yields MKISIKSLLFVSLSAGILSGCVNGDHYPKADTPCYTLTPTKTVADIFTVATATPTQVTTDDIIEAYVVSSDEGGTFYKTVSLETLDKSRGFSIPVDMYNIYTEFEPGRKVYVNLKDRYIAISQSSLVIGDLYQGNAVGRLVPEEFRRTAKASCDFVNEDELVSHMTIAEALNNNHINKLIEFDNVQFTEAAMGSTYYDANSSATIGGATNWKVTDNTGHEIIFRTSEFAKFAGKPVPNKSGKIRGVLTKYNSDFQFLARTERDIMLENPRFYISTAQGGTNIQFNGSFTEDFTSYAVNLTAFPKYVNDQTIGGRYWQLKQFPANTGNKYIEMTSFGSGGVTAKTYFFVPVDFTAANTLAFKTLARFYQGNVLKVYYVTAANYTAGGPINLANFVDITSSFSISTPATGQSASTFQSSGTYNIPGSVTGNGYFVFEHSGTPTITTTMQVDDITVN; encoded by the coding sequence ATGAAAATTTCAATTAAATCCCTTTTATTCGTATCACTTTCAGCTGGAATATTATCCGGTTGTGTGAACGGCGATCATTATCCTAAAGCGGATACCCCTTGTTATACGTTAACACCGACTAAAACAGTAGCTGATATTTTTACAGTGGCTACTGCTACCCCAACACAAGTTACAACCGACGATATCATCGAAGCTTATGTCGTATCGAGCGATGAAGGTGGTACTTTTTACAAAACCGTTTCTTTGGAAACACTTGACAAATCAAGAGGTTTCAGTATTCCGGTTGACATGTATAACATCTATACCGAATTCGAACCGGGAAGAAAAGTATATGTAAACCTAAAAGACCGTTATATTGCGATTTCACAAAGTTCATTGGTAATTGGTGATTTATACCAGGGAAATGCCGTAGGGCGTTTGGTACCGGAAGAATTCAGAAGAACAGCAAAAGCATCTTGTGATTTCGTAAACGAAGATGAATTAGTATCACACATGACTATTGCTGAGGCATTGAACAACAACCACATTAACAAACTTATCGAGTTTGACAATGTTCAGTTTACCGAAGCGGCAATGGGATCTACCTATTATGATGCAAACAGTTCTGCTACTATTGGTGGTGCAACCAACTGGAAAGTTACCGACAATACCGGTCATGAAATCATTTTCAGAACAAGTGAATTTGCTAAGTTTGCTGGTAAACCAGTTCCAAACAAAAGCGGAAAAATCCGTGGTGTATTAACAAAATACAACAGCGACTTCCAATTCCTTGCTCGTACAGAAAGAGATATTATGTTGGAAAACCCAAGATTCTATATCAGTACTGCACAAGGTGGAACAAACATTCAGTTTAACGGATCTTTCACAGAAGATTTTACAAGTTATGCGGTTAACTTAACAGCTTTCCCTAAATATGTAAACGATCAGACTATTGGTGGAAGATACTGGCAGTTAAAACAGTTCCCGGCTAATACCGGAAACAAATACATCGAAATGACTTCTTTCGGAAGTGGTGGTGTAACAGCTAAAACCTATTTCTTTGTACCAGTTGATTTTACAGCTGCAAACACATTGGCTTTCAAAACACTTGCTCGTTTTTATCAGGGTAACGTATTAAAAGTATACTATGTAACGGCTGCAAACTATACTGCTGGCGGACCAATTAACCTGGCTAACTTTGTAGACATTACATCTTCATTCAGTATTTCTACACCAGCTACAGGACAATCGGCTTCGACATTCCAGTCTAGTGGTACATACAACATCCCTGGTAGTGTAACAGGTAACGGTTATTTTGTTTTCGAACATTCGGGAACACCAACTATCACCACTACAATGCAGGTTGATGATATTACAGTAAACTAA